From Pseudomonas sp. StFLB209, a single genomic window includes:
- a CDS encoding ATP-binding protein, with the protein MLVPVQMLSATRQNLWRLTFIRVLVLAAQAGSVGIAWLFEVLPLPWLPLSITLGCSAILCALTALRLRTPWLVSEQEYAVQLALDLIIHSALLYYSGGSTNPFVSYYLVPLTIAAVTLPWRYSLILSGIALALYTWLLAQVYPLETYPIAKENMQIYGMWLSFVLAAGVITFFAARMAEELRRQEQLRAERREEGLRDEQLLAVATQAAGAAHELGTPLATMSVLLNEMRQDHKDPGLQEDLAVLQEQVGQCKHTLQQLVRAAEANRRMAVQYQTASRWLDESLNRWHLMRPEVSYRFQQLGQGSVPMLAPPPDLTQALLNLLNNAADACAENLQVSLDWDSAEVFIRIRDQGPGVPAAIAEQIGKPFFTTKGKGFGLGLFLSKASVTRAGGSVRLYRHEEGGTLTELRLPRDKKGEQA; encoded by the coding sequence ATGCTCGTCCCCGTTCAAATGCTTTCAGCCACCCGGCAAAACCTGTGGCGTCTGACCTTTATTCGTGTGCTGGTCCTGGCTGCCCAGGCAGGCTCGGTGGGCATTGCCTGGTTGTTCGAGGTGTTGCCGCTGCCGTGGCTGCCGCTGTCGATCACCCTCGGCTGTTCGGCGATCCTCTGCGCCCTGACGGCGCTGCGCCTGCGCACGCCGTGGCTGGTCAGCGAACAGGAATATGCCGTGCAACTGGCCCTGGACCTGATCATCCACAGCGCCCTGTTGTATTACTCCGGTGGCTCGACCAACCCGTTCGTGTCTTATTACCTGGTGCCCTTGACCATCGCCGCAGTCACCCTGCCATGGCGCTACTCGCTGATTCTCTCCGGGATTGCGCTGGCGCTGTACACCTGGTTGCTGGCCCAGGTCTACCCGCTGGAGACTTACCCGATCGCCAAGGAAAACATGCAGATCTACGGCATGTGGCTGAGCTTTGTGCTTGCCGCCGGGGTGATTACCTTTTTTGCCGCGCGGATGGCCGAAGAACTGCGGCGTCAGGAACAGCTGCGCGCCGAGCGCCGCGAAGAGGGCCTGCGCGACGAGCAACTGCTGGCGGTGGCAACCCAGGCAGCCGGCGCGGCCCATGAGTTGGGCACGCCGCTGGCAACCATGAGCGTGTTGCTCAATGAAATGCGCCAGGACCACAAGGACCCGGGGCTGCAAGAAGACCTCGCGGTGCTTCAGGAACAGGTCGGGCAGTGCAAGCACACCTTGCAACAGCTGGTTCGTGCCGCAGAAGCCAACCGGCGCATGGCCGTGCAGTACCAGACCGCATCACGCTGGCTGGACGAGTCACTGAACCGCTGGCACCTGATGCGCCCTGAGGTCAGCTACCGTTTCCAGCAACTGGGGCAGGGCAGTGTGCCGATGCTGGCACCGCCGCCGGACCTGACCCAGGCGTTGCTTAACCTGCTCAACAACGCCGCCGATGCCTGCGCCGAGAATCTGCAGGTGAGTCTCGACTGGGACAGTGCCGAGGTCTTTATCAGGATTCGCGACCAGGGGCCGGGTGTGCCTGCCGCGATTGCCGAGCAAATTGGCAAACCGTTTTTCACCACCAAAGGCAAAGGCTTCGGCCTGGGTCTTTTTTTGAGCAAGGCCAGCGTCACCCGGGCGGGTGGCTCGGTCAGGCTCTATCGTCATGAAGAAGGCGGCACGCTCACCGAGTTGCGCCTGCCCCGTGACAAGAAAGGAGAACAAGCATGA
- a CDS encoding response regulator transcription factor: MSEENLTEQADGEELPHLLLVDDDATFTRVMARAMTRRGFRVSTAGSAEEGLILAQQDIPEYAALDLKMDGDSGLVLLPKLLEMDPDMRVVILTGYSSIATAVEAIKRGACNYLCKPADADDVLAALLSEHANLDNLVPENPMSVDRLQWEHIQRVLTEHEGNISATARALGMHRRTLQRKLQKRPVRR, encoded by the coding sequence ATGAGTGAAGAGAACCTGACCGAACAGGCCGATGGCGAAGAGCTGCCGCACCTGTTGCTGGTCGATGACGATGCGACGTTTACCCGGGTCATGGCCCGGGCAATGACCCGCCGTGGCTTTCGGGTCAGCACCGCAGGCTCAGCCGAAGAAGGCCTGATCCTGGCGCAGCAGGATATTCCTGAGTACGCCGCGCTGGACCTGAAAATGGACGGTGACTCGGGCCTGGTACTGCTGCCCAAACTACTGGAAATGGACCCGGACATGCGGGTGGTGATCCTGACCGGCTATTCGAGCATCGCCACCGCTGTCGAAGCCATCAAACGCGGCGCCTGCAACTACCTGTGCAAGCCGGCCGATGCTGATGATGTGCTGGCAGCATTGCTGTCGGAACATGCCAACCTCGACAACCTGGTGCCGGAAAACCCGATGTCGGTCGACCGTCTGCAGTGGGAGCACATCCAGCGGGTGCTGACCGAGCATGAGGGCAATATTTCGGCAACCGCCCGTGCGCTGGGCATGCACCGGCGTACCTTGCAGCGCAAATTGCAGAAGCGTCCGGTGCGTCGCTGA
- a CDS encoding FadR/GntR family transcriptional regulator gives MDTQSEQPRARRRHRSLAQELVAELSERIRSGQLKRGDKLPTESAIMEEQGVSRTVVREAISRLQASGLVETRHGIGTFVLDVPSTSGFRIDPATIVTLRDVLAILELRISLEVETAGLAAQRRTDEQLQLMRQALDALNESAAHASDAVAMDFQFHLQIALATGNRYFTDIMTHLGASIIPRTRLNSARLAHDDQQHYMVRLSREHEEIYDAIARQDADAARAAMRLHLTNSRERLRQAHEEAASQSA, from the coding sequence ATGGATACTCAAAGCGAGCAACCCCGCGCACGGCGCAGGCATCGCAGTCTTGCTCAGGAATTGGTTGCCGAGCTGTCCGAGCGTATTCGCAGCGGCCAGCTCAAGCGCGGGGACAAGCTGCCCACCGAATCGGCCATCATGGAAGAGCAGGGCGTCAGCCGCACCGTGGTGCGCGAAGCGATTTCCCGCCTGCAGGCTTCCGGTCTGGTGGAAACCCGTCACGGTATCGGTACCTTCGTGCTCGACGTGCCGAGTACCAGCGGTTTTCGCATCGATCCGGCGACTATCGTCACCTTGCGTGACGTGCTGGCGATTCTGGAATTGCGCATCAGCCTGGAAGTCGAAACCGCAGGCCTGGCGGCGCAGCGGCGCACCGATGAGCAACTGCAACTGATGCGCCAGGCCCTCGATGCCTTGAACGAGAGCGCCGCGCACGCCAGCGATGCGGTGGCCATGGACTTCCAGTTCCATCTGCAGATTGCCCTGGCGACCGGCAACCGCTATTTCACCGACATCATGACTCACCTGGGCGCCAGTATCATTCCGCGCACCCGGCTGAACTCGGCGCGTCTGGCCCATGATGACCAGCAGCACTATATGGTGCGCCTGAGCCGTGAGCACGAAGAAATCTACGACGCCATCGCGCGCCAGGATGCCGACGCGGCCCGCGCCGCGATGCGCCTGCACCTGACCAACAGTCGTGAGCGCCTGCGCCAGGCCCACGAAGAAGCCGCCTCGCAGAGCGCCTGA
- the kdgD gene encoding 5-dehydro-4-deoxyglucarate dehydratase, which translates to MNPQELKSILSHGLLSFPVTDFNAQGDFHREGYIKRLEWLAPYGASALFAAGGTGEFFSLSSGEYSQIIKTAVDTCEKSVPILAGVGGPTRQAIEMAQEAERLGAKGLLLLPHYLTEASQDGVAAHVEAVCKSVKIGVVVYNRNVCRLTAPLLEKLAERCPNLIGYKDGLGDIELMVSIRRRLGDRFSYLGGLPTAEVYAAAYKALGVPVYSSAVFNFVPKLAMDFYHAIARDDHEAVGKYIDDFFLPYLDIRNRKAGYAVSIVKAGAKIAGYDAGPVRAPLTDLTNEEVDMLAALMDKQGKQ; encoded by the coding sequence ATGAATCCACAAGAACTCAAGTCCATCCTCTCCCACGGTCTTCTGTCGTTCCCTGTCACTGACTTCAATGCTCAAGGCGATTTCCATCGCGAAGGCTACATCAAGCGTCTGGAGTGGCTGGCCCCGTACGGCGCCAGCGCCCTGTTCGCCGCTGGCGGTACCGGTGAGTTCTTCTCGCTGTCGTCCGGCGAATACTCGCAGATCATCAAGACTGCCGTTGATACCTGCGAGAAAAGCGTGCCAATCCTGGCCGGCGTCGGTGGCCCGACCCGTCAGGCCATTGAAATGGCTCAAGAAGCCGAGCGCCTGGGTGCCAAAGGTCTGCTGCTGCTGCCGCACTACCTGACCGAAGCCAGCCAGGACGGCGTTGCCGCCCACGTTGAAGCCGTATGTAAGTCGGTCAAGATCGGCGTGGTTGTCTACAACCGCAACGTTTGCCGCCTGACCGCACCACTGCTGGAAAAACTGGCTGAGCGCTGCCCTAACCTGATCGGCTACAAGGACGGCCTGGGTGACATCGAGCTGATGGTTTCGATCCGCCGCCGTCTGGGCGACCGCTTCTCGTACCTGGGTGGCCTGCCGACCGCTGAAGTCTACGCTGCTGCCTACAAGGCACTGGGCGTACCGGTCTACTCCTCGGCGGTTTTCAACTTCGTACCGAAGCTGGCCATGGACTTCTACCACGCCATCGCCCGTGACGACCACGAAGCAGTCGGCAAGTACATCGACGACTTCTTCCTGCCTTACCTGGACATCCGTAACCGTAAAGCCGGCTACGCGGTGAGCATCGTCAAGGCCGGTGCCAAGATCGCTGGCTACGATGCAGGTCCGGTTCGCGCGCCATTGACCGACCTGACCAACGAAGAAGTGGACATGCTCGCTGCGCTGATGGACAAGCAAGGCAAGCAATAA
- a CDS encoding MFS transporter, translated as MQKSKPTHVRYLILLMLFLVTTINYADRATIAIAGSSLQKDLGIDAVTLGYIFSAFGWAYVAGQIPGGWLLDRFGSKKVYALSIFTWSLFTLLQGYVGEFGMSTAVVALFMLRFLVGLAEAPSFPGNARIVAAWFPTSERGTASAIFNSAQYFATVLFAPLMGWIVYRFGWQHVFVVMGAAGIIFSGIWLKVIYSPRQHPMINEAELEHIASNGGMVDLDEKAKDKTGGKAASGPKWDYIRQLLTNRMMLGIYLSQYCINAITYFFLTWFPVYLVQERGMTILKAGIIASLPAICGFIGGVLGGVISDWLLRRGHTLTFARKAPIICGLMLSTSIVTCNYVDLEWMVVGFMALAFFGKGIGALGWAVMSDVSPKQIAGLSGGLFNTFGNIASITTPIVIGYIISSTGSFKWALVYVGANALIAVFSYLFVVGEIKRVELKEPPTKGSSLSEPGSDLSQAKS; from the coding sequence ATGCAAAAGTCCAAGCCGACGCACGTCCGCTATTTGATCCTGTTGATGCTGTTTCTGGTTACCACGATCAACTACGCTGACCGCGCCACCATCGCTATCGCAGGTTCAAGCCTGCAAAAAGACCTCGGCATCGATGCCGTAACCCTCGGTTATATCTTCTCCGCATTCGGCTGGGCCTACGTGGCTGGCCAGATTCCCGGTGGCTGGCTGCTCGACCGTTTCGGCTCGAAGAAAGTCTATGCCTTGAGTATTTTCACCTGGTCGCTGTTTACCCTGCTGCAGGGCTATGTCGGCGAGTTCGGCATGTCCACTGCCGTGGTTGCGCTGTTCATGCTGCGCTTCCTGGTGGGCCTGGCCGAAGCACCGTCGTTCCCTGGTAACGCACGTATCGTTGCGGCCTGGTTCCCGACTTCCGAGCGCGGCACCGCCTCGGCGATCTTCAACTCGGCGCAATACTTCGCCACTGTACTGTTCGCTCCGCTGATGGGCTGGATCGTCTACCGCTTCGGCTGGCAGCACGTGTTTGTCGTCATGGGCGCGGCCGGTATCATCTTCTCCGGTATCTGGCTGAAAGTGATCTACAGCCCACGCCAGCACCCGATGATCAACGAAGCCGAACTTGAGCACATCGCCAGCAACGGCGGCATGGTCGACCTGGACGAGAAGGCCAAGGACAAAACCGGGGGCAAGGCTGCCAGCGGTCCCAAGTGGGACTATATCCGCCAGTTGCTGACCAACCGCATGATGCTGGGCATCTACCTGAGCCAGTACTGCATCAACGCCATCACCTACTTCTTCCTGACCTGGTTCCCGGTGTACCTGGTTCAGGAGCGCGGCATGACCATCCTCAAGGCCGGCATCATCGCCTCCTTGCCGGCCATCTGCGGCTTCATCGGTGGGGTACTGGGCGGGGTGATCTCCGACTGGCTGCTGCGTCGCGGTCACACCCTGACCTTCGCTCGCAAGGCACCGATCATCTGTGGCCTGATGCTGTCGACCAGTATCGTCACCTGCAACTATGTCGACCTGGAGTGGATGGTCGTGGGCTTCATGGCCCTGGCATTCTTTGGTAAAGGCATTGGCGCACTGGGTTGGGCAGTCATGTCCGACGTATCGCCAAAACAGATCGCCGGTCTCAGTGGTGGCCTGTTCAACACCTTCGGTAACATTGCTTCGATCACTACGCCAATCGTGATTGGCTACATCATCAGCAGCACCGGCTCGTTCAAATGGGCGCTGGTGTATGTCGGTGCCAACGCACTGATAGCGGTATTCAGCTATCTGTTTGTGGTGGGTGAGATCAAGCGTGTGGAATTGAAAGAACCCCCAACCAAGGGGTCATCGCTGAGCGAACCTGGCAGCGACCTTTCCCAAGCCAAATCCTGA
- the garD gene encoding galactarate dehydratase: MNLIQHADSPRSIRLHPLDNVVVVVNDQGVPAGTRFDDGLETVDNVPQSHKINTVDLAEGDAVVRYGQTIGYALQPIPRGSWVREDLLRMPAAPELDSLPMSDAVPEKEAPLEGYTFEGYRNADGTVGTRNILGITTTVQCVAGVLGHAVKRIRDELLPKYPNVDDVIALTHTYGCGVAISATDAYIPIRTVRNLARNPNLGGEALVISLGCEKLQAGQVMHEDDPSVDLSDEWLYRLQDAGNGFNEMVEQIMDLAEVRLKKLDLRRRETVPASELILGMQCGGSDAFSGITANPALGYASDLLLRAGATVMFSEVTEVRDAIYLLTSRAQDQQVASELVREMDWYDRYLAKGEADRSANTTPGNKKGGLSNIVEKSLGSIVKSGNSAINGVLGPGERVKGKGLIFCATPASDFICGTLQLAAGMNLHVFTTGRGTPYGLAMAPVVKVSTRTELAHRWPDLIDVDAGRIATGRASIEDLGWELFHYYLDVASGKKKTWTEHYRLHNDLALFNPAPVT, translated from the coding sequence ATGAACCTGATTCAACATGCCGATTCTCCGCGTTCTATCCGGCTGCATCCGCTGGATAACGTGGTCGTGGTGGTCAATGACCAGGGTGTGCCTGCGGGCACCCGATTCGATGATGGCCTGGAAACTGTGGACAACGTTCCACAGAGCCACAAGATCAATACCGTTGATCTGGCCGAAGGTGACGCCGTAGTCCGTTACGGCCAGACCATCGGTTACGCCTTGCAGCCGATTCCACGCGGCAGTTGGGTCAGGGAAGATCTGTTGCGCATGCCGGCAGCGCCTGAACTGGACAGCCTGCCGATGTCCGACGCAGTCCCCGAGAAGGAGGCGCCGCTGGAAGGCTACACCTTCGAGGGCTATCGCAATGCCGACGGCACCGTCGGCACTCGCAACATCCTTGGCATTACCACCACGGTGCAGTGCGTGGCGGGCGTGCTTGGCCATGCGGTCAAGCGCATTCGCGACGAGTTGCTGCCCAAGTATCCCAACGTCGATGACGTGATCGCCCTGACCCACACCTATGGGTGTGGCGTGGCGATTTCCGCCACCGATGCGTATATCCCGATTCGCACCGTGCGCAATCTGGCCCGCAACCCCAATCTGGGGGGGGAAGCCCTGGTGATCAGCCTGGGCTGCGAAAAGCTCCAGGCCGGCCAGGTGATGCATGAAGATGACCCGTCGGTAGATCTGAGCGACGAATGGCTGTATCGCCTGCAGGATGCTGGCAACGGCTTCAATGAAATGGTCGAACAGATCATGGACCTGGCCGAAGTGCGGCTGAAGAAGCTCGACCTGCGCCGTCGTGAGACCGTGCCGGCTTCCGAGCTGATTCTGGGCATGCAGTGCGGTGGCAGTGACGCCTTCTCGGGCATTACCGCCAATCCGGCCCTGGGCTACGCTTCCGACCTGCTGCTGCGGGCCGGCGCCACGGTGATGTTCTCGGAAGTTACCGAGGTTCGTGACGCCATCTACCTGCTCACCTCCCGTGCTCAGGACCAGCAGGTCGCGAGTGAGCTGGTGCGCGAGATGGACTGGTACGACCGTTATCTGGCCAAGGGCGAGGCTGACCGCAGCGCCAACACCACGCCGGGCAACAAGAAGGGCGGGTTGTCGAATATTGTCGAGAAGTCGCTGGGCTCGATCGTCAAGTCCGGCAACAGCGCCATCAACGGCGTACTGGGCCCTGGCGAGCGGGTCAAAGGCAAGGGGCTGATCTTCTGCGCCACCCCGGCCAGCGACTTTATCTGCGGCACCTTGCAACTGGCAGCCGGGATGAACCTGCACGTGTTCACCACTGGCCGCGGCACGCCCTACGGGCTGGCCATGGCACCGGTGGTCAAGGTTTCGACCCGCACCGAGCTGGCACACCGCTGGCCGGACCTGATCGACGTCGATGCCGGGCGTATCGCCACCGGTCGGGCGAGCATCGAAGACCTGGGCTGGGAGCTGTTCCACTACTACCTGGATGTGGCCAGCGGCAAGAAAAAAACCTGGACCGAACACTACCGGTTGCACAACGACCTGGCGCTGTTCAACCCCGCTCCAGTGACCTGA
- a CDS encoding XRE family transcriptional regulator — protein MSGKKSFSSLQKNMSEASQARVAEKTEVLRMQMDLSELRRARRLSQESLAQSLHVNQASVAKMEKRTDMYISSLRRFIQAMGGELEVTARFPDHSVRINQFSELDAV, from the coding sequence ATGTCGGGTAAAAAATCTTTTTCGTCCTTGCAGAAGAATATGTCTGAAGCCTCGCAGGCTCGCGTCGCAGAGAAGACCGAGGTATTGCGTATGCAGATGGACCTTTCAGAGCTGCGCAGAGCGCGCAGGCTGTCTCAGGAGTCGCTAGCCCAGAGCCTTCATGTCAACCAAGCCAGTGTCGCCAAGATGGAAAAACGCACCGACATGTATATCAGTTCACTGCGCCGGTTCATTCAAGCCATGGGCGGCGAGCTTGAAGTAACTGCCAGGTTTCCTGATCACTCTGTGCGTATTAATCAGTTCTCTGAACTGGATGCAGTTTGA
- a CDS encoding type II toxin-antitoxin system RelE/ParE family toxin gives MEWNVEYTDEFEAWWNDLVESCQEDVSAYVNLLMEKGPQLPFPFCSGIHGSRHEHMRELRVQSSGKPVRVFYAFDPRRSAILLIGGDKTGDGRFYEKMVPIADALYETHLEELNKERRD, from the coding sequence ATGGAATGGAACGTTGAATACACCGATGAATTTGAAGCCTGGTGGAATGATCTGGTCGAGTCGTGCCAGGAAGACGTCAGTGCTTACGTCAACCTGCTCATGGAAAAGGGGCCCCAATTGCCATTTCCATTCTGCAGTGGCATCCACGGCTCCCGTCACGAGCACATGCGTGAATTGAGAGTGCAAAGCAGCGGAAAACCTGTCCGGGTTTTCTATGCGTTCGATCCCAGGCGATCAGCCATTTTACTCATTGGTGGCGATAAAACCGGCGATGGCCGATTTTATGAAAAGATGGTGCCGATCGCTGATGCACTCTACGAAACCCACCTTGAAGAATTGAACAAAGAGCGGAGGGACTAA
- a CDS encoding PLD nuclease N-terminal domain-containing protein, whose translation MPLSEMGLWTSALLVAVIILADLWAVLRVRKSQTNSSNKAMWIIGIVAVPIIGVLAWIVAGPRHASDAARY comes from the coding sequence ATGCCATTATCAGAAATGGGCTTGTGGACAAGCGCCCTGCTGGTCGCAGTCATTATTCTGGCCGACCTGTGGGCCGTACTGCGGGTCCGCAAAAGCCAGACCAACTCATCCAACAAAGCCATGTGGATCATCGGTATCGTCGCTGTGCCGATTATCGGGGTACTGGCCTGGATCGTCGCCGGCCCACGCCACGCCTCGGACGCCGCGCGCTACTGA
- a CDS encoding sulfite exporter TauE/SafE family protein codes for MDVGGLGFTVAGLVVGFIVGMTGVGGGSLMTPILLWFGINPATAVGTDLLYAAVTKAGGVYVHKKNDNIDWKITGWLTLGSVPAVLLTLWFLSSLDHAPDALNAIIKQALGFVLLLTALAILFKNKLLAFAHDRVEGHSLFKGSSLNAFTVITGMILGTMVALTSIGAGALGTVALFILYPLLPTRRLVGTEIAHAVPLTLVAGIGHASMGNMDWSLLGFLLLGSLPGIYLGSHMAGRVSDNLLRPCLAIMLGLIGFKLAF; via the coding sequence ATGGATGTTGGCGGTCTTGGCTTTACAGTGGCTGGCCTGGTAGTCGGCTTTATCGTCGGCATGACCGGCGTGGGTGGCGGTTCGTTGATGACCCCGATCCTGCTGTGGTTCGGCATCAACCCCGCCACAGCGGTGGGCACCGACCTGCTTTACGCAGCGGTAACCAAAGCCGGCGGTGTGTACGTTCACAAGAAGAACGACAACATCGACTGGAAAATTACCGGCTGGCTGACCCTCGGTAGCGTACCGGCAGTGCTGCTGACCCTGTGGTTCCTCAGTTCTCTGGACCATGCCCCGGACGCCCTGAATGCAATCATCAAACAGGCGCTGGGCTTTGTCCTGCTGCTGACGGCGCTGGCGATTCTGTTCAAGAACAAGCTGCTGGCCTTTGCCCATGACCGGGTCGAAGGCCATTCGCTGTTCAAAGGCTCCAGCCTCAATGCCTTCACGGTCATCACCGGGATGATCCTTGGCACGATGGTGGCGCTGACCTCGATTGGCGCCGGCGCGCTGGGCACCGTGGCGCTGTTCATCCTCTACCCGCTGCTGCCCACCCGCCGTCTGGTGGGCACCGAGATCGCCCACGCCGTACCGCTGACCCTGGTGGCCGGTATCGGTCATGCCAGCATGGGCAATATGGACTGGAGCCTGCTGGGCTTCCTGTTGCTGGGTTCGCTGCCAGGCATCTATCTGGGCAGTCATATGGCCGGCCGGGTTTCCGACAACCTGCTGCGGCCATGTCTGGCGATCATGCTGGGCCTGATCGGCTTCAAGCTGGCGTTTTGA
- a CDS encoding EamA family transporter, with the protein MAVASVTPNLLPRKLAVAILALLACSFAGNHIAARFAFDNDTGVLLAILCRSGITLLVLAAVVAWQRQPLGLPAGTRGWQLLLGLLIATQSLCLYSAVARIPVALALLVGNTFPILLVLLGWSLGGPRPTLRTVLLMGVILIGLILALDVPARLATRGEANAHWTLGISLAFCAACVFAGALWITDHKLASVRGPVRSLLTLSVVFISMLVAGASGVMPSGLSLPGNSTGWIALASLVVLYGMAFTLLFVCVPRLNMAQNAPVMNVEPIATLLLGWTLLDQALGTLQVLGAAVVVCAIVLLTYRK; encoded by the coding sequence ATGGCGGTTGCTTCTGTTACTCCAAATCTTTTACCGCGCAAGCTGGCCGTCGCGATTCTCGCGCTGCTGGCATGCTCGTTTGCCGGCAATCACATTGCCGCACGCTTTGCCTTCGACAACGACACCGGGGTGCTGCTGGCGATTCTGTGTCGCTCCGGCATCACCCTGCTGGTGCTGGCGGCGGTGGTGGCCTGGCAACGCCAGCCACTGGGGCTGCCGGCTGGCACGCGGGGCTGGCAGTTGTTGCTGGGCCTGCTGATCGCCACCCAGAGCCTGTGCCTGTACTCGGCCGTGGCGCGGATCCCGGTTGCCCTGGCGTTACTGGTCGGCAACACCTTTCCGATTCTGCTGGTGCTGCTCGGCTGGAGCCTGGGCGGGCCACGTCCGACCCTGCGTACAGTGCTGCTGATGGGGGTGATCCTGATCGGGCTGATCCTGGCGCTGGACGTCCCTGCGCGGCTGGCCACCCGCGGCGAGGCCAATGCGCACTGGACGCTTGGCATCAGCCTGGCGTTCTGCGCCGCCTGTGTATTTGCCGGCGCGCTGTGGATAACCGATCACAAGCTGGCCAGCGTGCGGGGGCCGGTGCGCAGCCTGCTGACCCTGTCGGTGGTATTTATCAGCATGCTCGTTGCCGGCGCCAGCGGGGTCATGCCGTCAGGCTTGTCCCTGCCGGGCAACAGTACCGGCTGGATCGCCCTGGCAAGCCTGGTGGTGTTGTACGGCATGGCCTTTACCTTGCTGTTTGTCTGCGTGCCGCGGTTGAACATGGCGCAGAACGCGCCGGTGATGAATGTCGAGCCCATTGCCACCTTGCTGCTGGGCTGGACACTGCTGGATCAGGCGCTGGGCACTCTGCAAGTGCTGGGCGCGGCAGTGGTGGTGTGTGCGATTGTGCTGCTGACTTATCGTAAATAA
- a CDS encoding TRAP transporter large permease, translating into MDAFILLGSFILLILLGMPVAYALGLSALIGAWWIDIPLQAMLIQVASGVNKFSLLAIPFFVLAGAIMAEGGMSRRLVAFAGVLVGFVRGGLSLVNITASTFFGAISGSSVADTASVGSVLIPEMERKGYPRDFSTAVTVSGSVQALLTPPSHNSVLYSLAAGGTVSIASLFMAGVMPGLLMSAVLMGLCLIFARKRNYPKGEVIPLRQALKIAADALWGLMAMVIILGGILSGVFTATESAAIAVVWSFFVTMFIYRDYKWRDLPKLMHRTVRTISIVMILIGFAASFGYVMTLMQIPAKITTTFLTLSDNRYVILMCINVMLLLLGAVMDMAPLILILTPILLPVISGIGVDPVHFGMIMLVNLGIGLITPPVGAVLFVGSAIGKVSIEATVKALLPFYLALFLVLMAVTYIPAISLWLPGVVL; encoded by the coding sequence ATGGATGCCTTCATTCTCCTGGGCAGTTTTATCCTGCTCATCCTGTTGGGCATGCCGGTAGCCTATGCGCTGGGCCTTTCGGCGCTGATCGGCGCCTGGTGGATCGACATTCCCTTGCAGGCCATGCTGATTCAGGTCGCCAGCGGGGTTAACAAGTTTTCCTTGCTGGCCATCCCGTTCTTCGTGCTGGCCGGTGCGATCATGGCCGAGGGCGGCATGTCACGCAGGCTGGTGGCGTTTGCCGGGGTGCTGGTGGGCTTTGTCCGTGGCGGGCTGTCACTGGTCAACATCACGGCCTCGACGTTCTTTGGCGCCATCTCCGGCTCGTCGGTGGCCGACACCGCCTCGGTCGGCTCGGTGCTGATTCCGGAAATGGAGCGCAAGGGTTACCCGCGCGACTTCTCCACGGCGGTCACGGTCAGCGGTTCGGTCCAGGCCCTGCTCACCCCGCCCAGCCATAACTCGGTGCTCTACTCACTGGCCGCTGGCGGCACGGTGTCGATTGCCTCGTTGTTCATGGCCGGGGTCATGCCGGGCCTGCTGATGAGCGCGGTGCTGATGGGCCTGTGCCTGATCTTCGCCCGCAAGCGCAACTACCCCAAGGGTGAAGTGATTCCGCTGCGCCAGGCCTTGAAGATCGCCGCCGATGCACTCTGGGGGCTGATGGCCATGGTCATCATCCTCGGCGGCATTCTGTCGGGGGTGTTCACTGCCACCGAATCGGCGGCCATCGCGGTGGTCTGGTCATTCTTCGTGACCATGTTCATCTACCGTGACTATAAATGGCGCGATCTGCCGAAACTGATGCACCGCACGGTAAGAACCATCTCGATCGTGATGATCCTGATCGGGTTTGCGGCCAGCTTCGGTTACGTCATGACCCTGATGCAGATCCCGGCGAAGATCACCACGACCTTTCTGACCCTGTCGGACAACCGCTATGTGATCCTGATGTGCATCAATGTCATGCTCCTGCTGCTGGGTGCGGTGATGGACATGGCGCCGCTGATCCTGATCCTGACCCCGATCCTGCTGCCGGTGATCAGCGGCATCGGCGTGGACCCGGTGCACTTCGGCATGATCATGCTGGTCAACCTTGGCATCGGGCTGATAACGCCGCCGGTAGGTGCGGTGCTGTTTGTCGGCTCGGCGATCGGCAAGGTCAGCATCGAGGCGACGGTCAAGGCACTGCTGCCGTTCTACCTGGCGCTGTTTCTGGTGCTGATGGCTGTGACCTACATTCCGGCCATTTCCCTTTGGCTGCCTGGCGTGGTGCTTTAA